In Embleya scabrispora, the DNA window AGCCGGTCTCCAGGGCCTGGTCCGTGTGGACCGTCTCGCGGCGCACGCGCGGGCCCAGGACCGCGTCCAACTCGGCGTGGAACTCGTCCTCGAAGCCCGGCAGGAATCGACCGTCCAGGTGGGCGGTGGCCTGCCCGGGGATCACGTTGACCTTGTACCCGGCGTTCAGCATGGTCGGCTGCGCGGTGTTGCGGATGGTCGCGCCGATGATGCTCGCGATCGGGCCGAGCCGCTCGATGGTGGACTCTATGTCGTCCGGGTCGAGTTCGATGCCCAGGGCGTCGGAGACCTCGTCCAGGAACGCGCGCACGGTCTTGGTGATCCGGATCGGGAACTTGTGCCGACCCACCCGGGCGACCGCCTCGGCCAGTTCGGTGATCGCGTTGTCCTTGGCGATCATCGAGCCGTGGCCGGCGGTGCCGTCCACGATCAGCCGCATCCAGTCCATGCCCTTCTGGGCGGTCTCGACCAGGTAGAGCCGCAGGTCCTCGTTGACCGTGAAGGAGAAGCCGCCGACCTCGCCGATCGCCTCGGTGACGCCCTCGAACAGGTCGGCGTGGTTGTCCACCAGGTGCCGGGCGCCGTACAGACCGCCGGCCTCCTCGTCGGCCACGAAGGCGAGTACGACATCGCGCGAGGGCAGCCGGCCGGACCGTACCCGATCACGCAGCACCGCGAGCACCATCGCGTCCATGTCCTTCATGTCGACCGCGCCCCGACCCCACACGCAGCCGTCGGCGATCTCGCCCGAGAACGGGTCGTGGGTCCAGTCGGCGGCGTTCGCCGGGACCACGTCGGTGTGGCCGTGGATCAGCAGGCCCGGCCGGGACCGGTCGATGCCCTCGATCCGGACCACCGTGCTGGCCCGGCCGCGCTCGGATTCGTAGATCTTCGGCTCCAGGCCGACCTCGGCCAGCTTTTCGGCGACGTATTCCGCGGCGGCCCGTTCACCCGGCCCCGATCCGTCGCCGTAGTTGCTCGTGTCGATGCGAATCAGGTCGCGACACAGGTCGACGACCTCGTCTTCCGCGCGGGTGGTGGGCTGGGGACGGACAGCCTCCGTCATGACGGCTCCTCGGGAAAGGCGGAACGGCACGTGTCTACGGGTGTACCACCATCCTGCACCCGCGAGCGGATCCGACCGAGCCCGGGCACCGTTCTGACGATCAGTCAGTTGACTGGGGGCGGGTCGCGGGGCCGGCACGGGGCTCCCGCGCGAGCGCGTGGCGACTGCGGGGCGGCCGTGTGGCGACGATGCCCGGAACGTAGGGAGATGCCTCTGACCGGGGGGATCGGGCCACTGCTACCTTCCGGATCAGGGTGAACAAGCCGCACACACCCGCGAGTCGGACAATCGGGAGGGGACGTCACATGAACGGCACGGCGTGGGGTCTGACGGGTCCCGAATTCCTCCGCCTCTACGGCGGGATCGCCCTCGGGCTCGTGGTTCTGGCGATCGTGTTGCGGATCGTGCTCGCCTGGGCGATCCGCGGCCAGGCGCGCGGCGGGCCGCTGGGCGCGTATGACGCGGCCTACCTGGCGGGCGGCCCGATGCGGGTCGCCGACACCGCGTTGGCGTCCCTGATCACCGAGGGCTACGTACACGTCCAGCGGGTCGGTCGGGTCACCGCGGCGACCGGATCGCGGCCACCGGAGGCGGTGGCCGCGGCGATGCTGGACATCGTCCGCACCACGCGCGGCACCCGCATCGCCCTGCTGCGGGGCTGGTCGCGCAGTCCCATGCGTGCGGAGATCGAACGCAGCCTGGTCGACCGCGGACTGCTGCACTCGCCGCTCGCGCGTCGGATCGCCAAGACGCCGTCCCGGCTGCTGTTCGTGCTCGGGCTGGTGGGCATCGCCCGCTTCGTCAACGGCCTGGCGCACAGCCGGCCGATCGGCTTCCTGGTCCCGATGATCGTGTTCACCTTCGTCTTCGCGGGGCTGACCGCGGCGGGCTTTCGGACCACCGCGGCGGGCCGCCGGGAGCTGCGCGGTCTGACCGCACAGGTGCGGGCCGACCGCCGCTCCGGCGCCCTGGTCGGCGCGGGCGCGCTGTCCGGCCTGTTCGTGGTGGCCTGCCTGGGGTTGGCGGCACACCCCGACCCGGATGCCCGGCTCGCGCTGGTGGCGTACGGCGGCACCGGCAGCAGCGGTGGTGGCGGCGGTGGCGACGGCGGCGGAAGCGGCTGCGGTGGCGGGAGCAGTTGCGGCGGAGGCGGCGGCTGTGGCGGTGGCGGCGGCTGCGGGGGCTGATAGATCCCCGGCTCGACGATCGACGAAGACCGGCTCCGCATCCCCGACTCCGGGATGCGGAGCCGTCGCACGTGCGGCCGTCCGCGGCCGCCGCGCACAACGCTCCGCCGCGGCCGCCCCCGGGTTCCGCGCGCCCGCGGCTGTCGCGTCCCGTCGCGGGAAGAGTGGGACTCGAATGGGAGTTCTACGAGTCGCCGTTCCTCCCGAGGCGGGCAGCCGTCGATCGGGCCGGCCCGAACCGGAGGGAGGCGCGGCGCGGACGGTCACGTCGCACCAACCGGGTGCGCGGCCGCGCGGCGTACCCGTGGTGCGGGCACGGGACTGGAGGGAGTCTGCGTTGAGTGTGATCGAGGTTGCCCCGACCCGGGTCGATCCGGTGCGCTGGCCCGATGTGGCGGAGGTGCCACGTCGACCGATGCGCGCCGCCGCGGCCCGCGTCCTGTTCGAACGAGCGGTGGCCCGGCTGCCGTTGCGGGTGTGGATCGACGGCGCGATGCACGGCGACGGGGACGCGAAGGCGCCGGTGATGCGGATCGTGCGGCCGGACGCGTTCTTCCGTCGGGTGGGCACGGGTGGGCTGATCGGCTTCGGCGAGGCGTATCAGGCGGGCGACTGGGAGGCGGACGACCTGACCGCGGTGCTCACCGTCTTCGCCTCACGGGTGAGTACGCTGATTCCCCCGGCGCTTCAGCGACTTCGCCGCCTGGCGATACCGCGCCTACCGCGTGCGCAGCGCAATACCGTGGCCGGCGCCAAGCGCAACATCCACCGGCACTACGACCTGTCGAACGAGTTGTTCGCCACCTTCCTGGACGAGACGATGGCGTACTCGTCGGCGGTGTTCGAGCAGGGCCCGGACGGCGGCCCGCGGGCCGACGAGGACGCGTTGCCCGAAGCCCAGCGGCGCAAGATCGACCGGCTGCTCGACCTGGCGGATGTCGGCCCCGGTACCCGGCTGCTGGAAATCGGGACCGGATGGGGCGAGTTGGCACTACGCGCGGCCGAGCGCGGGGCCGACGTACACACCATCACCATCTCGGCCGAACAGCGCGACCTGGCGGTGGCGCGGATCGCGAACGCGGGCCTGGCCGATCGGGTCCGGGTCGAGTTGCGCGACTACCGCCACGTGAGCGGCAGTTACGACGCGATCGTCAGCGTGGAGATGATCGAGGCGGTGGGGGAGGAGTACTGGCCCACCTACTTCGGAATGCTCGACCGACTGCTCGCACCCGGCGGCCGGGTCGCGTTGCAGTCGATCACGATGCCGCACGACCGGATGTTGGCCAGCCGGGACACCTACACCTGGATCCACAAGTACATCTTCCCGGGCGGTCTGATCCCCTCCGACGACGCGGTGCGCAAGGCCACCGCCGCGACCCGGCTGCGGGTCGCGGACAGCAGGTCGTACGGCCTGCACTATGCCGAGACGTTGCGGCTGTGGCGGGAGCGGTTCGACCGGCGGGCCGACGAGGTCGAGGCGTTGGGCTTCGACCACGTGTTCCGGCGCATGTGGGACCTGTACCTGTCCTGGTCCGAGGCGGGCTTTCGGTCCGGCTACCTGGACGTGCGGCAGTACCTGCTGATGGAGG includes these proteins:
- a CDS encoding SAM-dependent methyltransferase yields the protein MSVIEVAPTRVDPVRWPDVAEVPRRPMRAAAARVLFERAVARLPLRVWIDGAMHGDGDAKAPVMRIVRPDAFFRRVGTGGLIGFGEAYQAGDWEADDLTAVLTVFASRVSTLIPPALQRLRRLAIPRLPRAQRNTVAGAKRNIHRHYDLSNELFATFLDETMAYSSAVFEQGPDGGPRADEDALPEAQRRKIDRLLDLADVGPGTRLLEIGTGWGELALRAAERGADVHTITISAEQRDLAVARIANAGLADRVRVELRDYRHVSGSYDAIVSVEMIEAVGEEYWPTYFGMLDRLLAPGGRVALQSITMPHDRMLASRDTYTWIHKYIFPGGLIPSDDAVRKATAATRLRVADSRSYGLHYAETLRLWRERFDRRADEVEALGFDHVFRRMWDLYLSWSEAGFRSGYLDVRQYLLMEA
- a CDS encoding M20/M25/M40 family metallo-hydrolase, producing MTEAVRPQPTTRAEDEVVDLCRDLIRIDTSNYGDGSGPGERAAAEYVAEKLAEVGLEPKIYESERGRASTVVRIEGIDRSRPGLLIHGHTDVVPANAADWTHDPFSGEIADGCVWGRGAVDMKDMDAMVLAVLRDRVRSGRLPSRDVVLAFVADEEAGGLYGARHLVDNHADLFEGVTEAIGEVGGFSFTVNEDLRLYLVETAQKGMDWMRLIVDGTAGHGSMIAKDNAITELAEAVARVGRHKFPIRITKTVRAFLDEVSDALGIELDPDDIESTIERLGPIASIIGATIRNTAQPTMLNAGYKVNVIPGQATAHLDGRFLPGFEDEFHAELDAVLGPRVRRETVHTDQALETGFDGALVEAMSAALRAHDPAARAVPYCLSGGTDAKSFADLNIRCFGFAPLKLPADLDFAGMFHGVDERVPVDGLKFGVRVLDHLLDNA
- a CDS encoding TIGR04222 domain-containing membrane protein, which codes for MNGTAWGLTGPEFLRLYGGIALGLVVLAIVLRIVLAWAIRGQARGGPLGAYDAAYLAGGPMRVADTALASLITEGYVHVQRVGRVTAATGSRPPEAVAAAMLDIVRTTRGTRIALLRGWSRSPMRAEIERSLVDRGLLHSPLARRIAKTPSRLLFVLGLVGIARFVNGLAHSRPIGFLVPMIVFTFVFAGLTAAGFRTTAAGRRELRGLTAQVRADRRSGALVGAGALSGLFVVACLGLAAHPDPDARLALVAYGGTGSSGGGGGGDGGGSGCGGGSSCGGGGGCGGGGGCGG